In a genomic window of Bacillota bacterium:
- a CDS encoding TSUP family transporter → MSQPRSDWLFLVLRGLVLLVLGWALGALYGLTSLGFLAVFLPISGTLLGFSPERATAAGWITTLCACVGALVTFSQELSVQSLILVLWGAYIFGGLVGNAIFPRRWRISLQAYLLLLLMAVGAGMAWQAHPALSDGVFRAVGARITPPPQSAWLVVSLSGGMAGLLGGMSGLGGGYVLVPALIFAGLAPHSVLWLSLWLMLPLAMISGVISIQRSTLSWSQEGWLGAGALLGGVAGASWALSFSAGMLVLCFGVAMTAIAFVTWRVVSLVERASSPGDDSTRGARR, encoded by the coding sequence TTGTCTCAACCGCGTTCCGACTGGTTGTTTCTGGTATTGCGTGGGCTCGTATTGCTGGTACTGGGCTGGGCGCTCGGCGCGCTGTACGGGCTGACCAGCCTCGGCTTTCTGGCGGTTTTCCTGCCCATCAGTGGGACATTACTGGGCTTTTCCCCGGAGCGAGCGACGGCGGCTGGCTGGATAACTACACTGTGCGCTTGCGTGGGCGCGCTGGTAACGTTTAGTCAGGAACTCTCCGTCCAGTCGCTGATTCTGGTTCTGTGGGGGGCCTATATCTTCGGGGGACTGGTGGGCAATGCGATATTCCCCCGTCGCTGGCGCATCTCCCTGCAGGCATATCTGCTCCTGCTGCTGATGGCAGTGGGGGCAGGAATGGCATGGCAAGCCCATCCTGCGCTCTCTGACGGGGTGTTCCGCGCAGTGGGGGCACGCATTACCCCTCCGCCACAAAGTGCATGGCTCGTTGTGTCTTTGAGCGGCGGGATGGCGGGATTACTGGGGGGCATGTCGGGTCTGGGTGGGGGATATGTTCTGGTACCTGCGCTGATATTTGCGGGTCTTGCGCCGCATAGCGTCCTGTGGCTTTCGCTGTGGCTGATGCTACCTCTGGCGATGATCAGCGGGGTTATCAGTATCCAGCGCAGCACGCTCTCGTGGTCGCAGGAAGGGTGGTTGGGAGCGGGGGCGCTTTTAGGTGGGGTGGCGGGCGCCAGCTGGGCGTTGAGTTTCAGCGCAGGCATGCTGGTGCTCTGTTTCGGCGTGGCGATGACGGCAATCGCGTTTGTCACTTGGCGGGTTGTGTCTCTGGTGGAGCGAGCGTCTTCGCCAGGGGACGATTCAACGCGTGGAGCAAGGCGTTGA